The following is a genomic window from Anopheles aquasalis chromosome 3, idAnoAquaMG_Q_19, whole genome shotgun sequence.
TCGAAATCCTAGCGTTCACCACCTTCCTCACGTCGCTTAATATGTATTTTATCCTCCTGAATTGTATGTATTTTTGGTCGTGTCATGTTAATTTGCTGTTTGTGCTGCATTGCTTATCGTTGTAGATCCATGATTATGCCATGAAGATATTGAATACGTAAGAGAAAAGTTGAGATTTTAAACTTTAGAACACAATTTGTTTGAGCATTTTGGACGCGGCAAAAAAACCCTGCTAAACTTATCATCAACATCCTAATCTATCTGCTGCTTCCATTTTGTTTACTATTCTGATTCTTCGCTTGCAACCAACGTGCGTGATACTGactcttgttgttgtggctgctgcagaTTGGAAGCGTGGTTTGCAAGCGCTATAAACTGAAGCGGTTCTTGAGACACGTGCtgcgaagaagagaaagaacgcGTCATGACCCATCGCCGAAACAGTGCCAACATAACCAGCACATTAACGGTCGAGCTGCACGATACTGATTCCACACACCGGGTTAATCATTTGTCCTCCATTGGTCGTCAGTCGAGAGGATCTTGCGATCAGCGAGCCTTAACATACAGTTAACGTAACAACACGGATTAGCTAGAGTTAATAGTatctaaaacacaaaaacggtATTACTACAAACGGAATTCGGCCGGACGAGCCCTGACATTGGGAATGAATTATTTGACgattttacaaacaaaacttCGCTATCGACAAGCTCTGCGCCGCCATTGTGCTTTCGTTAACAAATTCTGATGCTCTCTAGTTGGTTCCATCTTAATTTCTTGCGTCTCTCTAATGTTAATCCCTGCCGAAAGGAGAAAAGGACACACTATGTTCCCTATTCTACTCCACCTCCATCCCATCCGTCGCACTGCCCGAGTCTTTGCGGACCTTTTTGCGACCACGTGTCGCTGTTCCCGtcgaggaggtggtggcgctggtggttgaTTTGGTTAGTGCTGCCgtcgttgctgccgctggttcGGTGCTGGCCGAACGGACATTGCTTTTCTTCTTagcccgttccgttcccatCTGGGCGgttggttttcgtttcgtaaCCTTCGAAGTACCACCGACACTCACCGCGGATCGAGTGCTACCACCGTCATCCGAATCATCGGCATTAATGGCCGCTGCAATGGTGACTGCGGCTCGTCCAGCGGCCGCCCGTCGACTCCTTTGTGCCACACCTTCAACATTCCGCTGGCTACTATCAGCATCCTGGAGAAGGTATTCGGTTTCAGTGGCCAGAAATCtttccgcttcctcctcctcactgTCCAGCTCGTAGATGATGGCGTGCTGGTTGATAGTGGTGGCAGCACCATCCCGTGTTACGCTGCGACTAGTCGAGGATCGTGTCGATCGTCCTTCCACTGCTGCCGTACTCCTGTTTAGTGCCGAATCTACCGACTGTGATCGACGGACGCGTGACAACGTTGCAACGGTTGAGTCGTACGGCGGAGGAGAAGCAATgatatcaccaccaccaccaacaccaccacgaccgtcATGCTCATCGCGATGTTCTCGCGCATGAATGGCAGACCTGGATGGGCCCGCATGTCCAACCATGCTCGCAGCAGCGGTCGCAGCGATTAGTAGCGAGTTATCGGACTGACTGAGCCGCATCATGCCATGCACCGGTGTGTGCGCTTTAGTGCCAAAAGCCTTTTAGCAGGGTCAGCCGCAGGGGAACAGgggtcgtcgttggtggttaGTGTTTCCAATTGCGCGAGccaattttcaatttgcatttcgCAACAAACGGTCAACgtaaaaaggagaaaagaaaatgacaAAAGAAAAGATCGAATTTTGGTTGGTGATGCTGTGAGGGGGAGGGCAATGGATTAGAGAGCGCTAAAGCGGTATCAGCAATGTCGGAGATGCATTCTATTGCATTTTGCTT
Proteins encoded in this region:
- the LOC126578229 gene encoding receptor expression-enhancing protein 3 isoform X2 gives rise to the protein MISAIVSRLVILLFGTLYPAYASYKAVRTKNVKEYVKWMMYWIVFAFFTCIETFTDILLSWFPFYYEIKVIIVLWLLSPATRGSSTLYRKFVHPMLTRREQEIDDYINQAKEKGYTAVLQLGSKGVNYATNVIMQTAIKAFGTKAHTPVHGMMRLSQSDNSLLIAATAAASMVGHAGPSRSAIHAREHRDEHDGRGGVGGGGDIIASPPPYDSTVATLSRVRRSQSVDSALNRSTAAVEGRSTRSSTSRSVTRDGAATTINQHAIIYELDSEEEEAERFLATETEYLLQDADSSQRNVEGVAQRSRRAAAGRAAVTIAAAINADDSDDGGSTRSAVSVGGTSKVTKRKPTAQMGTERAKKKSNVRSASTEPAAATTAALTKSTTSATTSSTGTATRGRKKVRKDSGSATDGMEVE